The following are from one region of the Nostoc cf. commune SO-36 genome:
- a CDS encoding DUF3616 domain-containing protein has product MSNSNFLNQVLLTFVDNFKEHREDLSAVLLTHQKYLWLGSDETSTIERLSLFDTDKFTEHQQFKVSDFISLPAPEEEEIDIEGLAYTDYYLWFVGSHSYKRKKTKPEKPDTKNLQRLAKIESEPNRYLLGRIPMIDGKLFSSCPHPQNPDVQLNAAKLEVMNQGNLLTTALADDAHLGLFIKAEVPGKDNGFDIEGIGIYQNRIFLGLRGPVLRGWAVVLEIELEDSTPGLLRLKQIGEAQELYKKHFVWLNGLGIRDLHIDDKDLLILAGPTMDLDGPVQVYRWINAVDSQENVFSNPDFVQDIPYGNREEHAEGMTLFEDVAGIPSILVVYDSPAKTRLVGDDSVIADVFKLG; this is encoded by the coding sequence ATGTCAAATTCAAATTTTCTCAATCAAGTTTTGTTGACTTTTGTAGATAATTTTAAAGAACATAGAGAAGATTTATCAGCAGTGCTGCTAACACATCAAAAGTATTTATGGTTGGGGTCAGATGAAACCTCAACTATTGAGCGCCTCTCTTTGTTTGATACTGACAAATTTACAGAACATCAGCAATTTAAGGTATCAGATTTTATCAGCTTGCCTGCACCAGAAGAGGAAGAAATTGATATAGAAGGACTTGCTTACACTGATTATTACCTATGGTTTGTTGGTTCTCACAGCTACAAACGCAAAAAAACTAAACCGGAAAAACCAGATACCAAAAATCTTCAAAGACTCGCAAAAATTGAATCAGAACCTAACCGCTACCTCTTAGGAAGGATTCCGATGATAGATGGCAAGTTATTCTCATCTTGCCCACACCCCCAAAATCCAGATGTGCAATTGAACGCCGCTAAATTAGAGGTTATGAATCAGGGTAATTTGCTGACGACAGCTTTAGCAGATGACGCTCATTTAGGCTTGTTTATTAAGGCAGAAGTTCCCGGAAAGGATAATGGTTTTGATATTGAAGGGATAGGCATTTATCAAAATCGCATTTTTCTAGGTTTGCGTGGCCCTGTTTTGCGGGGTTGGGCTGTGGTGCTGGAAATAGAGTTAGAAGATTCTACTCCTGGACTTTTGAGACTAAAGCAAATTGGAGAAGCGCAGGAGTTATATAAAAAGCATTTTGTTTGGTTGAATGGTTTGGGAATTCGGGATTTGCATATAGATGACAAAGATTTGTTGATTTTAGCCGGGCCAACAATGGATTTAGATGGCCCCGTGCAAGTGTATCGCTGGATAAATGCGGTGGATTCACAAGAAAACGTCTTCAGTAATCCAGATTTTGTGCAAGATATCCCCTATGGAAATCGGGAAGAACACGCTGAGGGAATGACGCTGTTTGAAGATGTGGCTGGTATACCTTCAATATTGGTGGTTTATGACTCTCCGGCAAAAACTAGGCTGGTGGGTGATGATAGTGTAATCGCGGATGTGTTTAAGCTGGGCTAA
- a CDS encoding CHAD domain-containing protein yields the protein MKLATQPTIKTLGDYAYQAIEKHSKKTFKWEKSVKKDEDPEALHQMRVGMRRLRTAVTRFGVAVDVPKPISDKNIGKIARRLGSLRDLDVLKESLENDYKPNLPRKEQESLQTAFTALAKQREDVLSSVQKTLKDESYKSLKDSLDKWLEKPSYQPLASVTIQQVLPDLLLPELSNFLLHPGWLVGTQFVDSEITIQKNWEPEKIEQKLAREGTILHSLRKEAKRIRYQMELFTDLYGESYAAYITEVKDIQEILGVMQDSAVLTDWLTDVLKSEIQTELPTLANLLTENRYNSWQQWQPLQERYLKTETRHSFHLTILHPLSGVIN from the coding sequence ATGAAATTAGCCACACAACCTACCATAAAAACTCTCGGTGACTACGCTTACCAAGCGATCGAAAAACACTCTAAGAAAACCTTTAAGTGGGAAAAATCAGTAAAAAAAGACGAAGATCCAGAAGCACTACACCAAATGCGAGTGGGAATGCGTCGCCTACGGACAGCAGTAACTCGCTTTGGGGTAGCGGTAGATGTGCCGAAACCGATTAGCGATAAAAATATCGGTAAAATAGCTCGTCGTCTTGGTAGTCTGCGAGATTTAGATGTACTCAAAGAAAGTTTGGAAAACGATTACAAACCAAATTTACCTCGCAAAGAACAGGAATCTTTGCAAACAGCTTTCACAGCTTTAGCTAAACAACGTGAAGATGTACTATCGAGTGTGCAGAAAACGTTAAAAGATGAATCTTACAAATCTCTAAAAGATTCATTAGACAAGTGGTTAGAGAAACCTAGTTATCAACCTTTGGCATCTGTTACCATTCAGCAAGTACTACCAGACTTACTCTTACCAGAGTTAAGTAACTTCTTATTGCATCCTGGTTGGCTAGTTGGCACTCAATTTGTAGACTCAGAAATTACAATCCAGAAAAACTGGGAACCAGAAAAGATAGAACAAAAATTGGCAAGAGAAGGTACAATTCTTCATAGTTTGCGAAAAGAAGCTAAACGCATACGCTACCAAATGGAGTTATTTACTGACTTATATGGTGAGTCTTATGCAGCTTATATTACAGAAGTAAAAGATATCCAAGAAATTTTGGGTGTGATGCAAGATAGTGCCGTTTTAACTGACTGGCTGACAGATGTTTTGAAGTCAGAAATTCAGACTGAGTTGCCCACCCTTGCTAATTTGTTAACTGAAAATCGTTACAATTCGTGGCAGCAGTGGCAACCTTTGCAAGAACGGTATTTGAAAACTGAAACCAGGCATAGTTTTCACTTAACAATACTGCATCCCCTTTCAGGAGTAATAAATTAA
- a CDS encoding NIL domain-containing protein, with protein sequence MKKRVTLTFPKRAVQMPVTYVLAKEFNVAANIIRAQVAPNQIGKLVVELSGDIDQLDAAIEWMRSRNVNVSYTLGEITIDEDVCVHCGLCTGVCPTEALTLHPETYKLTFTRSRCIVCEQCIPTCPVQAISTNL encoded by the coding sequence GTGAAAAAACGAGTAACACTCACCTTCCCAAAACGCGCCGTGCAAATGCCAGTTACTTACGTACTGGCTAAAGAGTTCAACGTCGCCGCTAATATTATCCGTGCCCAAGTTGCCCCAAATCAAATTGGCAAACTGGTAGTAGAACTATCGGGAGATATCGATCAATTAGATGCAGCGATTGAGTGGATGCGATCGCGCAATGTTAACGTTTCTTATACATTAGGCGAAATTACCATCGACGAGGATGTGTGTGTCCACTGTGGTTTGTGTACTGGGGTTTGTCCTACCGAAGCCCTGACTCTCCACCCAGAGACGTACAAATTGACATTCACGCGATCGCGTTGTATCGTCTGCGAACAGTGTATACCCACCTGTCCTGTACAGGCAATCTCTACTAACCTTTAA